The window AGAATCGGGGACGTGCCATAAATATTGAGAAGCTTATCGGGGAGATCATGGACGGCATTACCGACTTTCCCGTGCACTTGAGCCTTCAGGACCAAGGACGCTTTGCAGTCGGCTATTACCACCAGAGGCAGAGGCTGTTCGGAAACTGATCTGTAAGCCCTCATTCGGGCTAGAGAGGACTGGACATGAACGAAATGATTAAGAACCGGTACGACTTCGTTCTTCTCTTTGATGTCAAGGACGGTAATCCCAACGGTGACCCAGACGCCGGCAATCTGCCTCGGGTCGATCCCGAGACCGGACAAGGTCTGGTGACCGATGTGTGTCTTAAGCGCAAGGTCCGCAATTACGTGGGACTCATGAAGGAGTTCAAGTCTTCCTATGACATCTATGTGAAAGAAAAAGCCGTTCTGGGCCGAGCACACGTCCAGGCATTCCAGGAGCTTGGCATCCAACTCGGAGAAGAGAATAGAGTGCCCGTGCCTGACGACGTGGCGGAGAGTTTGGCGGAACTCACTCTGCCCGAGGGTCTCGCGATCGACAGCCTCCCTGACGAAGATATATCGGTGCTCGTTATGGCCGCCGACCTGGACAAAAAGGAAATCCAGCGGTGGCTCAAGGAGGAAAAACCAAAGAAAGCTGTGGCCGACTTCATCAAAGCGTCCCTCAGGAACTCCAAGGCCCGAAAACCGACTCAAGACGAAACTGAGCAGGGACGAGACAGAATGTGCCAGAGCTACTATGACATTCGCACGTTCGGAGCAGTAATGTCGCTGAGGTCAGCCCCGAATTGTGGCCAAGTCCGGGGTCCCGTGCAGCTCACCTTCGCTCGAAGCGTCGAGCCGGTAGTTCCTCTGGAACACAGCATCACTCGCATGGCAGTTGCCACCGAAGCCGAGGCTGAGAAACAGCAGGGCGACAACCGGACTATGGGGCGGAAGTTTACGATTCCCTATGCATTGTATCGTTGCCACGGGTTCGTTTCCGCACCGCTGGCGCAGCGGACTGGGTTTAACGAAGACGACCTAGGTCTCTTCTGGAAAGCACTCCAGGAGATGTTTGAGCACGACAGGTCAGCGGCCCGCGGGGAAATGACCACACGGAAGCTGATCGTCTTTAAGCACCAGAGTGCACTTGGGAACGAGCCAGCCCACAAGTTGTTCGATCGCGTCAAGGTCGAGCGCAACGGGAATGCCTCATCTCCGCCTAGGAGCTTTGCGGACTACAAAGTTACCGTAGATCGCACTTCCAAGCCAGATAGCATTGATGTCGATGAGAAGTTGTGAACGCCATGTATCCGGAAGCCGACCTTGTCCCGCTCTCGGCGCTTCGCCATTACTCTGTCTGCCCGCGGCAGTGTGCGCTGATCCACGTGGAGCAGATCTGGGAGGAGAGTCGGCTCACGGCTGAGGGGCGGATACTCCACGAGCGGGTGGATGAGGGCGGGGCGGAGAAGCGGCGGGATGTGAAGCGGGTGTTCGCGCTGCCGATCCGGTGTCTACGACTGGGGCTCGTGGGAAAGGCCGATGTGGTGGAGTTCCACCGACAGGCCGATGGCTGCTGGATACCCTACCCCGTGGAGCATAAGCGTGGCCGGAGGAAGGAAGAGGACTGGGACCGGGTGCAGCTTTGCGCCCAGGCGCTCTGCCTTGAGGAGATGCTTGGCGTCTCGGTACCGGAGGGTGCGCTCTTCTATGGGAAGGAGCAACGGCGCGAGGTCGTCGCGATCAATGACGAGTTGCGTCGGGAAACCGAGGAGATCGCTGCCGCCGTGCATCGGATGCTGGCAGACGGGCGTACGCCGCCGCCCGAGTACGCCCCCAAGTGCGATAGTTGCTCACTCGTGGATGTCTGCCTTCCGCAAGGTGTAGGGGGGCGAGGAAACCGAGTGGCCCGATATCTGACGAAGGTCCTGGAAGAGCCATGAAGAAGCATCTGAACACGCTGTTTGTCACGACTCAGGGCACGTACCTCTCGAAAGAGGGCGAGTGCGTGCAGGTGCGGGTCGAGGGGATTGACAAGGCCCACATCCCCATCCACACGTTGGGCGGTATCGTCTGCTTCGGTAACGTCCTGTGCAGCCCGTTCCTCCTCGGTCACTGCGCGGAGCATGGGGTGGCCGTATCGTTTCTGACCGAGAATGGCCGGTTCCTGGCCCGCGTCCAAGGTCCCGTGTCGGGCAATGTGCTGCTGCGGCGCGAGCAATATCGATGGGCCGATGATCCCGCGAGCAGCACACGGATGGCGCGATATGTCCTTACCGGCAAGCTCGCCAATTCTCGAAACGTCCTGCTGCGGGCCGCCCGCGACCACGGGGATGACGGGAGGGATGAGCCTTTGCGTGCAGCCGCTCTGCGCCTGGCGGACTGCCTGCGTCGACTCGAGCGTCAGGATTTCTCGCTCGACGAGGTAAGAGGCATCGAGGGTGAGGCCGGGGCTGCCTACTTCGGCGCCTTCGACGCCCTGATCACATCGGACGACGAGGCCTTCCGGTTCAAGGGCCGCAATCGCCGGCCGCCCCTCGACCCGACCAACTGCCTGCTCTCATTCCTGTATACCCTGCTTCTGCACGACATCCGAGCGGCGTTGGAGTGCGTGGGCCTGGATCCGGCAGTCGGCTTTCTGCACCGGGATCGGCCCGGCAGACCTGGGCTTGCGCTGGATATCCTGGAAGAGTTCCGGCCCGTGATGGCGGACCGGCTGGCCCTGTCGCTCATCAATCTGGGTCAGGTGAAGGCGAAAGGATTCGAGACACTCGAGTCCGGTGCGGTGCTCATGACGGACGACACACGAAAGGAGGTGATCCTCGCCTATCAAAAGCGGAAGCAGGAAGACGTGGAGCACCCGTTCCTCCAGGAGAAGATGGCCGTGGGTCTGCTCTGGCACGCCCAGGCCCTGCTGCTGGCGCGCCACATCCGTGGGGACCTGGACGGGTACCCGCCCTATATCAGGCGGTGAGGTGCTGAATGTTTGTACTGGTGAGCTACGACGTGAACACC of the Candidatus Methylomirabilis sp. genome contains:
- the cas4 gene encoding CRISPR-associated protein Cas4, with amino-acid sequence MYPEADLVPLSALRHYSVCPRQCALIHVEQIWEESRLTAEGRILHERVDEGGAEKRRDVKRVFALPIRCLRLGLVGKADVVEFHRQADGCWIPYPVEHKRGRRKEEDWDRVQLCAQALCLEEMLGVSVPEGALFYGKEQRREVVAINDELRRETEEIAAAVHRMLADGRTPPPEYAPKCDSCSLVDVCLPQGVGGRGNRVARYLTKVLEEP
- the cas1c gene encoding type I-C CRISPR-associated endonuclease Cas1c, which codes for MKKHLNTLFVTTQGTYLSKEGECVQVRVEGIDKAHIPIHTLGGIVCFGNVLCSPFLLGHCAEHGVAVSFLTENGRFLARVQGPVSGNVLLRREQYRWADDPASSTRMARYVLTGKLANSRNVLLRAARDHGDDGRDEPLRAAALRLADCLRRLERQDFSLDEVRGIEGEAGAAYFGAFDALITSDDEAFRFKGRNRRPPLDPTNCLLSFLYTLLLHDIRAALECVGLDPAVGFLHRDRPGRPGLALDILEEFRPVMADRLALSLINLGQVKAKGFETLESGAVLMTDDTRKEVILAYQKRKQEDVEHPFLQEKMAVGLLWHAQALLLARHIRGDLDGYPPYIRR
- the cas7c gene encoding type I-C CRISPR-associated protein Cas7/Csd2 produces the protein MNEMIKNRYDFVLLFDVKDGNPNGDPDAGNLPRVDPETGQGLVTDVCLKRKVRNYVGLMKEFKSSYDIYVKEKAVLGRAHVQAFQELGIQLGEENRVPVPDDVAESLAELTLPEGLAIDSLPDEDISVLVMAADLDKKEIQRWLKEEKPKKAVADFIKASLRNSKARKPTQDETEQGRDRMCQSYYDIRTFGAVMSLRSAPNCGQVRGPVQLTFARSVEPVVPLEHSITRMAVATEAEAEKQQGDNRTMGRKFTIPYALYRCHGFVSAPLAQRTGFNEDDLGLFWKALQEMFEHDRSAARGEMTTRKLIVFKHQSALGNEPAHKLFDRVKVERNGNASSPPRSFADYKVTVDRTSKPDSIDVDEKL